In the genome of Brienomyrus brachyistius isolate T26 chromosome 17, BBRACH_0.4, whole genome shotgun sequence, one region contains:
- the aldoca gene encoding fructose-bisphosphate aldolase C-A encodes MPHQYPTLSIEQKKELQDIAHRIVSPGKGILAADESVGSMAKRLAQIGVENTEENRRQYRQVLFSADSRINSCIGGVIFFHETLYQHADDGTPFVQMIKDKGILVGIKVDKGVVPLAGTNGETTTQGLDGLSERCAQYKKDGADFAKWRCVLKISTTTPSQLALTENANVLARYASICQQHGIVPIVEPEILPDGDHDLKRSQYVTEKVLTAMYKALSDHHVYLEGTLLKPNMVTPGHGCSTKYSAVEIAMATVTALRRTVPPAVAGITFLSGGQSEEEASINLNAINNCPLPKPWALTFSYGRALQASALSTWRGQKENASAATEEFVKRAEVNGLAAQGKYSGSGNSGGAASRSLYVANHAY; translated from the exons ATGCCACACCAGTACCCCACACTCTCCATAGAGCagaagaaggagctgcaggacatCGCCCACCGCATCGTGTCGCCTGGCAAGGGCATCCTGGCTGCAGATGAGTCTGTGG GCAGCATGGCAAAGCGGCTTGCACAGATTGGTGTGGAGAACACAGAGGAGAACCGGCGGCAGTACCGGCAGGTCCTGTTCAGCGCCGACTCGCGGATCAATAGCTGCATCGGAGGCGTGATCTTTTTCCATGAAACGCTGTACCAACATGCCGATGACGGGACGCCCTTCGTCCAGATGATCAAGGACAAAGGCATCCTGGTGGGGATCAAG GTTGACAAAGGTGTTGTGCCACTGGCTGGGACAAACGGAGAGACCACAACTCAGG GTTTGGATGGGTTGTCTGAGCGCTGTGCCCAGTACAAGAAGGACGGAGCCGACTTCGCTAAGTGGCGCTGCGTGCTGAAGATCAGCACAACCACGCCCTCCCAGCTGGCCCTGACAGAGAATGCCAACGTCCTGGCCCGCTATGCCAGCATCTGCCAGCAG CACGGCATTGTACCCATTGTTGAGCCCGAGATTCTGCCTGATGGAGACCATGACTTGAAACGCAGCCAGTATGTCACTGAAAAG GTCCTCACCGCTATGTACAAGGCCCTCTCGGACCACCATGTGTACCTGGAAGGCACCCTGCTAAAGCCCAACATGGTGACCCCAGGCCACGGCTGCTCCACCAAGTACAGCGCTGTGGAGATTGCCATGGCAACTGTCACTGCTCTGCGCCGCACTGTGCCCCCTGCCGTCGCAG GAATCACCTTCCTCTCTGGGGGTCAGAGTGAAGAGGAGGCCTCCATCAACCTCAACGCCATCAACAACTGCCCACTACCCAAGCCCTGGGCTCTCACCTTCTCCTATGGCCGCGCCCTGCAGGCTTCTGCCCTCAGCACCTGGCGTGGGCAGAAGGAGAATGCCAGCGCCGCCACCGAGGAGTTTGTCAAGCGGGCGGAG GTGAATGGACTCGCGGCACAGGGGAAGTACAGCGGCAGCGGCAACAGCGGGGGGGCCGCTAGCAGGTCCCTCTATGTAGCCAATCATGCGTACTGA
- the srsf1a gene encoding serine/arginine-rich splicing factor 1A → MSGGVIRGPAGNNDCRIYVGNLPPDIRTKDVEDVFYKYGAIRDIDLKNRRGGPPFAFVEFEDPRDAEDAVHGRDGYDYDGYRLRVEFPRSGRGTGRGGIGGIGAPRGRYGPPSRRSEYRVIVSGLPPSGSWQDLKDHMREAGDVCYADVFRDGTGVVEFVRKEDMTYAVRKLDNTKFRSHEGETAYIRVKVDGPRSPSYGQSRSRSHSRSRSRSRSNSRSRSYSPRRSRGSPRYSPRHSRSRSRT, encoded by the exons ATGTCCGGCGGTGTGATTCGAGGCCCTGCTGGGAACAACGACTGCCGAATATACGTGGGGAACCTGCCGCCGGACATCCGCACCAAGGACGTCGAGGACGTGTTTTACAAGTACGGCGCCATTCGGGACATCGACTTGAAAAATCGCCGAGGAGGGCCCCCGTTCGCCTTCGTGGAGTTTGAAGACCCCAG AGACGCTGAAGATGCCGTGCACGGGAGAGATGGCTACGACTACGACGGCTATCGCCTGCGCGTCGAGTTTCCAAGGAGTGGGAGGGGTACCGGCAGAGGGGGCATCGGAGGCATAGGTGCCCCCCGGGGACGCTACGGACCCCCTTCCAGACGATCCGAGTACAGAGTAATAGTTTCAG GCCTCCCGCCGAGCGGTAGCTGGCAGGACCTTAAGGATCACATGCGTGAAGCAGGTGATGTATGTTACGCAGACGTTTTCCGCGACGGCACTGGTGTTGTGGAGTTTGTTCGCAAAGAAGACATGACCTACGCTGTCCGAAAGTTGGATAACACTAAGTTCCGGTCACATGAG GGTGAGACAGCATACATACGTGTGAAGGTGGATGGCCCTCGGAGCCCAAGCTACGGGCAGTCACGCTCACGCAGCCACAGCCGGAGCAGAAGCCGCAGTCGAAGCAACAGTCGCAGCCGGAGCTACTCGCCACGCCGGAGCAGAGGCTCTCCCCGCTACTCGCCCCGGCACAGCCGCTCTCGCTCACGCACCTAG